The Prevotella melaninogenica ATCC 25845 genome includes a window with the following:
- a CDS encoding RluA family pseudouridine synthase, whose translation MIRKNPYTEEKYKHYKVTAPAPLLEWLLANLNESKSKVKATLQNRGIKVNGKCVTQFDHPLKAGDKISVSKSKKNDLFRSRYVKIVYEDRFLVVIEKNIGILSMAAGHSSLNVKTVLDDYFRKTKQKCTAHVVHRLDRDTSGLMIYAKDIQTEQLLEHDWHNIVYDRRYVAVVSGEMEHDEGTIANWLKDNKSYVTYSSPVDNGGKYAVTHFHVLDRTVAHSLVEYQLETGRKNQIRVHSADMGHPVCGDIKYGNGDDPLHRLCLHAYVLCFHHPVTHQRMEFETPVPQVFRHLFK comes from the coding sequence ATGATAAGAAAGAACCCATATACAGAAGAAAAATATAAGCATTATAAGGTGACGGCCCCCGCTCCGTTGCTTGAATGGTTGCTGGCTAACCTAAATGAGAGTAAGAGTAAGGTTAAGGCAACGCTACAGAATCGTGGTATCAAGGTGAATGGTAAGTGCGTTACACAGTTTGACCATCCACTGAAGGCTGGCGACAAGATATCTGTTAGCAAGAGCAAGAAGAACGATCTCTTCCGTAGTCGCTATGTGAAGATCGTCTATGAAGACAGATTTTTGGTAGTGATTGAAAAGAATATTGGTATTCTTTCAATGGCTGCTGGGCATTCTTCATTGAATGTGAAGACTGTTCTTGACGATTATTTCCGTAAGACAAAGCAGAAGTGTACGGCACATGTTGTCCATCGACTTGACCGTGATACATCAGGACTGATGATTTATGCTAAGGACATACAGACGGAGCAGTTACTTGAACATGACTGGCATAATATCGTTTATGACCGTCGTTATGTGGCTGTAGTCAGTGGTGAGATGGAGCATGATGAAGGTACGATTGCCAATTGGCTAAAGGATAATAAGTCATACGTAACCTATAGTTCGCCAGTAGATAATGGTGGAAAATATGCCGTTACACATTTCCATGTACTTGATCGTACGGTAGCGCACAGCCTTGTTGAGTATCAGTTAGAGACAGGTCGTAAGAATCAGATTCGTGTACATTCTGCCGATATGGGACATCCTGTTTGCGGTGACATAAAGTATGGTAATGGTGATGATCCACTTCATCGTCTTTGTCTACATGCATACGTACTCTGTTTTCATCATCCTGTTACACATCAGCGTATGGAGTTCGAGACGCCAGTGCCTCAAGTGTTCAGACATTTATTTAAGTAA
- a CDS encoding HD domain-containing protein: protein MDYQVIINKYYPEDNELRHILLVHSRAVADKALAIADRHPELSLDRQFIEEAAMLHDIGIVRCNAPGIQCFGTEPYICHGRIGAEMLRAEGFPRHARVCERHTGAGITRSQIIAQKLPLPQQDFLPETMEEKVICYADKFFSKSHLDEEKTIEQAIASLSKFGEEGVARFREWVKMF, encoded by the coding sequence ATGGATTACCAAGTAATTATCAATAAATACTATCCCGAGGATAACGAACTACGTCATATCCTTCTTGTTCACAGTCGTGCTGTAGCGGATAAAGCACTTGCTATTGCTGATCGTCATCCAGAGTTATCGCTTGACCGTCAGTTTATAGAGGAAGCTGCTATGCTGCATGATATAGGTATTGTTCGTTGCAATGCCCCAGGTATACAATGTTTCGGCACTGAGCCTTATATCTGTCATGGTCGTATTGGTGCAGAGATGTTGCGTGCAGAAGGCTTCCCTCGACATGCTCGCGTTTGTGAACGTCATACAGGAGCGGGTATCACTCGTAGCCAAATCATTGCACAAAAGCTGCCACTTCCTCAGCAAGACTTCCTCCCTGAAACCATGGAAGAGAAGGTAATTTGTTATGCTGATAAGTTTTTTTCTAAGTCTCATCTTGATGAAGAGAAGACGATTGAGCAGGCAATAGCAAGTCTTTCCAAGTTTGGCGAAGAAGGTGTTGCACGCTTTCGTGAGTGGGTTAAGATGTTCTAA